The following coding sequences lie in one Cupriavidus sp. WKF15 genomic window:
- a CDS encoding acyl-CoA dehydrogenase family protein, giving the protein MSDKTYLELPLFDDSHRALERDLDAWCAASLKVDHSDTDAACRALVRQLGEAGWLRYCVPQAHGGALPKLDSRSLCLLRETLARHDGLADFAFAMQGLGSGAISLAGSAEVRERYLPRVARGEAIAAFALSEPDAGSDVAAMQCSARLDADGSHYVIDGAKTWISNGGIADFYCVFVRTGEAPGARGISAFVVDADTPGLSIAERIDVMAPHPLATLRFDNCRVPMANRLGEPGQGFKVAMMTLDIFRASVAAAALGFGRAALDEALARARARPMFGGVLADLQLTQAAIGDMATAIDAAALLTYRAAWLRDVKGVRTTREAAMAKMVATENAQQVIDRAVQMFGGLGVKVGTRVEGLYREIRSLRIYEGATEVQKLIIARETLAAQAG; this is encoded by the coding sequence ATGTCCGACAAGACCTATCTCGAACTGCCGTTGTTCGACGACTCGCACCGCGCGCTGGAGCGCGACCTCGACGCGTGGTGCGCGGCCAGCCTGAAGGTGGACCACAGCGATACCGACGCCGCCTGCCGCGCGCTGGTGCGCCAGCTTGGCGAGGCCGGCTGGCTGCGCTACTGCGTGCCGCAAGCGCACGGCGGCGCCTTGCCGAAGCTCGATTCGCGCTCGCTGTGCCTGCTGCGTGAAACGCTGGCCCGTCATGATGGCCTGGCCGATTTCGCGTTCGCCATGCAGGGCCTCGGCTCCGGCGCGATTTCGCTCGCCGGCAGCGCCGAGGTGCGCGAGCGCTACCTGCCGCGCGTGGCGCGCGGCGAGGCCATCGCGGCCTTTGCCTTGTCGGAGCCGGACGCTGGTTCCGACGTGGCGGCAATGCAATGCAGCGCGCGGCTCGATGCCGACGGCAGCCACTATGTGATCGATGGCGCCAAGACCTGGATCTCCAACGGCGGCATCGCTGATTTCTACTGCGTGTTCGTGCGCACCGGCGAAGCGCCGGGAGCGCGCGGCATTTCAGCCTTCGTGGTGGACGCTGACACGCCGGGCCTGAGCATTGCCGAACGGATCGACGTGATGGCGCCGCACCCGCTGGCCACGCTGCGCTTTGACAACTGCCGCGTGCCGATGGCCAACCGCCTGGGCGAGCCCGGGCAGGGCTTCAAGGTGGCGATGATGACGCTGGACATCTTCCGCGCCTCGGTCGCGGCGGCGGCGCTCGGCTTTGGCCGTGCCGCGCTCGACGAAGCGCTGGCGCGAGCCCGTGCGCGGCCGATGTTCGGCGGCGTGCTGGCCGATCTGCAGCTCACGCAGGCGGCCATCGGCGACATGGCAACCGCGATCGACGCAGCGGCGCTGCTGACCTATCGCGCGGCCTGGCTGCGCGACGTGAAGGGCGTGCGCACCACGCGCGAGGCGGCCATGGCCAAGATGGTGGCCACCGAAAACGCGCAGCAGGTGATCGACCGCGCGGTGCAGATGTTCGGCGGCCTTGGCGTCAAGGTCGGCACACGCGTGGAAGGGCTCTATCGCGAGATCCGCTCGCTGCGCATCTACGAAGGCGCGACCGAGGTGCAGAAGCTGATCATCGCACGCGAAACGCTCGCGGCGCAGGCAGGCTGA
- a CDS encoding AMP-binding protein, whose amino-acid sequence MATTAHLDTFARDRLPPPQAWPEFCFNADTDYPERLNCAVELVDRHVREGRGERVAIRHRRDGGIETVTYAQLAALSNRIAHVLTEDMGLVPGNRVLLRGPNNLMMAASWLATIKAGLIAVPTMPLLRAKELKQILDKAQVTAALCDVRLREDLEANRQQGGEFHCASLTQALYFNGEGEGSLEAAMEGKPDTFDACDTAADDICLIAFTSGTTGQPKGTVHFHRDVLAMCDLFPRHVLRPEPDDIFCGTPPIAFTFGLGGILCFPWRIGASTVLAEKLTPDGLLELIADFRATIVCTAPTFYRQMAALASRYDLSSLKKSVSAGEALPDATRQAWKAATGIEMTDGIGGTEMMHIFISSAGAEVKPGAIGKVVPGYVAQIVDEDMQPVPPGTVGKLAVRGPTGCRYLDDPRQANYVKAGWNLPGDTFYMDEDGYYFYQARSDDMIISAGYNIAGPEVESTLMQHKDVAECGVVGAPDAERGHVVTAYVVLREGVEASDATRAALQDYVKRQIAPYKYPRRIVFVPALPRTETGKLQRFRLRQMAEQANGDAPAAGKP is encoded by the coding sequence ATGGCGACCACCGCCCACCTCGATACCTTCGCCCGCGACCGGCTGCCGCCGCCGCAGGCATGGCCAGAGTTCTGCTTCAATGCGGACACCGACTACCCCGAGCGCCTGAACTGCGCCGTGGAACTGGTTGACCGGCATGTGCGCGAAGGCCGCGGCGAGCGCGTGGCCATCCGTCACCGGCGCGATGGCGGCATCGAGACCGTCACCTATGCCCAGCTGGCGGCGCTGAGCAACCGCATCGCCCATGTGCTGACCGAGGATATGGGGCTGGTGCCGGGCAACCGCGTGCTGCTGCGCGGGCCCAACAACCTGATGATGGCCGCGAGCTGGCTCGCGACCATCAAGGCAGGCCTGATCGCGGTGCCGACCATGCCGCTGCTGCGCGCGAAGGAACTCAAGCAGATCCTCGACAAGGCCCAAGTCACCGCGGCGCTGTGCGATGTGCGGCTGCGCGAGGATCTGGAGGCCAACCGGCAGCAAGGTGGCGAATTCCACTGCGCGAGCCTGACCCAGGCGCTGTACTTCAACGGCGAAGGCGAGGGCTCGCTCGAGGCCGCCATGGAGGGCAAGCCCGACACCTTCGATGCCTGCGACACCGCGGCCGACGACATCTGCCTGATCGCATTCACGAGCGGCACGACCGGCCAGCCCAAGGGCACCGTCCACTTCCACCGTGACGTGCTCGCGATGTGCGACCTGTTCCCGCGCCACGTGCTGCGGCCCGAGCCGGACGACATCTTCTGCGGCACGCCGCCAATCGCCTTCACGTTCGGTCTTGGCGGCATCCTGTGCTTCCCGTGGCGCATCGGCGCGAGCACCGTGCTCGCCGAGAAGCTCACGCCGGACGGACTGCTGGAACTGATTGCGGACTTCCGCGCGACCATCGTGTGCACCGCGCCGACCTTCTACCGCCAGATGGCCGCGCTGGCTTCGCGCTACGACCTGAGCAGCCTGAAGAAGAGCGTGTCGGCCGGCGAGGCGCTGCCCGACGCTACGCGCCAGGCGTGGAAGGCGGCGACGGGCATCGAGATGACCGATGGCATCGGCGGCACGGAGATGATGCATATCTTCATTTCGAGCGCGGGCGCCGAGGTGAAGCCGGGCGCCATCGGCAAGGTCGTGCCAGGCTATGTCGCGCAGATCGTCGACGAGGACATGCAGCCGGTGCCTCCGGGGACGGTGGGCAAGCTAGCGGTGCGCGGCCCGACGGGCTGCCGCTACCTGGACGACCCGCGCCAGGCCAACTACGTGAAGGCCGGCTGGAACCTGCCCGGGGACACCTTCTACATGGACGAGGACGGCTACTACTTCTACCAGGCCCGTTCCGACGACATGATCATCTCCGCCGGCTATAACATTGCCGGCCCGGAGGTGGAGAGCACGCTGATGCAGCACAAGGACGTGGCCGAATGCGGCGTGGTCGGGGCGCCGGACGCGGAGCGCGGCCACGTGGTGACGGCCTACGTCGTGCTGCGCGAAGGCGTGGAGGCCAGCGACGCCACGCGCGCCGCGCTGCAGGATTACGTGAAGCGCCAGATCGCGCCTTACAAGTACCCGCGGCGCATCGTTTTCGTTCCGGCGCTGCCGCGCACGGAAACCGGCAAGCTGCAGCGCTTCCGGCTGCGCCAGATGGCGGAACAGGCCAACGGCGACGCGCCCGCTGCGGGGAAGCCATGA
- a CDS encoding acyl-CoA thioesterase, with protein sequence MSTVFRNTVLVRFGHCDAAGIVFYPRYFEMLNDFIEDWFAQALDWPFGAMHGAGHAGVPTAELHCRFVAPSRLGESLTRELRVLKLGQSSFTVQVRFVGPDGGLRLEVTQRLVCVDTGNIAPRPLPGPVRQAMEQYLDARPAAPGGRGI encoded by the coding sequence ATGAGCACGGTATTCCGCAATACGGTGCTGGTGCGCTTCGGGCATTGCGATGCCGCCGGCATCGTGTTCTATCCGCGCTACTTCGAGATGCTCAATGACTTCATTGAAGACTGGTTTGCCCAGGCGCTGGACTGGCCTTTCGGTGCCATGCACGGCGCCGGGCATGCCGGCGTGCCGACTGCCGAGCTGCACTGCCGTTTCGTCGCGCCCAGCCGCCTGGGGGAATCGCTCACGCGTGAGTTGCGCGTGCTCAAGCTGGGGCAATCGAGCTTCACGGTGCAGGTGCGATTCGTGGGCCCCGACGGCGGGCTGCGGCTGGAAGTGACGCAGCGGCTGGTTTGCGTCGATACGGGAAATATCGCGCCAAGGCCGTTGCCAGGCCCCGTGCGGCAGGCCATGGAGCAGTATCTGGATGCCAGACCGGCCGCGCCCGGTGGCCGGGGTATCTGA
- a CDS encoding RidA family protein — translation MKILQPPDWAAPRGYSNGIMTEVQAGSRLIFVGGQIGWNSQCEFETDDFGLQVAQTLRNIVAVLAEGGAKPEHITRMTWYVKDKAEYVAAYPVIGQHYRDTIGRHFPAMTAVEVADLVEPRAKVEIEVTAVVPPAA, via the coding sequence ATGAAGATTCTGCAGCCGCCCGACTGGGCCGCACCGCGCGGATATTCCAACGGCATCATGACGGAGGTGCAGGCCGGCAGCCGGCTCATCTTCGTCGGAGGCCAGATCGGCTGGAACAGCCAGTGCGAATTCGAGACAGACGACTTCGGCCTGCAGGTGGCCCAGACCCTGCGCAATATCGTCGCCGTTCTTGCCGAGGGCGGCGCGAAGCCGGAGCACATCACGCGCATGACGTGGTATGTGAAGGACAAGGCGGAATACGTGGCGGCCTACCCGGTCATCGGCCAGCATTACCGGGACACCATCGGCCGGCATTTCCCGGCGATGACCGCGGTGGAGGTCGCGGACCTCGTGGAGCCGCGCGCCAAGGTGGAGATCGAGGTGACGGCGGTGGTGCCGCCGGCTGCATAA